In Mycoplasma sp. Mirounga ES2805-ORL, a single window of DNA contains:
- a CDS encoding transposase, translating to MSRHLKMEEFDLIFEAYQKYGKIGAIKAFWNISPKTQLVKRKHLVRRVQKIINYYNLGMKEKLLTKKGKDRKPGSGRPRKELNLDWDIFDRDDLIEIAKRYYEITNEKPKKEKKEEAKNLRIQYIKLALFFGLCRQTISNAKSKQYKEKETPYSKIIIEAFKENKERFGRKKLSMYIYYKYNIYT from the coding sequence ATGTCGAGACATTTAAAAATGGAAGAGTTTGATTTAATATTTGAAGCTTACCAAAAATATGGAAAGATAGGGGCTATAAAAGCATTTTGAAATATTTCTCCAAAAACACAACTTGTTAAGAGAAAACATCTTGTAAGAAGGGTTCAAAAAATAATTAATTATTATAATTTAGGAATGAAAGAAAAATTATTAACTAAAAAAGGCAAAGATAGAAAACCCGGCTCAGGAAGACCTAGAAAAGAACTAAATTTGGATTGAGATATTTTTGATAGAGATGATCTAATTGAAATAGCAAAAAGATACTATGAAATAACTAATGAAAAGCCTAAGAAAGAGAAGAAGGAAGAAGCTAAAAATCTAAGAATTCAATATATTAAATTAGCTTTGTTTTTTGGCCTTTGTAGACAAACGATTTCTAATGCAAAATCTAAACAATATAAAGAAAAAGAGACTCCTTATTCAAAAATAATAATTGAAGCGTTTAAGGAAAATAAAGAAAGATTTGGCAGAAAGAAGTTAAGTATGTATATATATTATAAATATAATATATATACATAA
- a CDS encoding transposase, with translation MYATDVSYINAPKDVHENYVYLSAVIHHKTKKIVGFRLSKSNNLDFVLDNIKDIQNENFNNFIIHSDHGFQYTNQEYIDRITKFGGVVSMSRVGNSLDNREIEYWFGVIKTELLNDLDYTKITFGELNEKIREYIFWYNNDRIQSNLGWKTPQQFAMAFIN, from the coding sequence ATTTATGCCACTGATGTTTCATATATAAATGCCCCAAAAGACGTGCATGAAAATTACGTTTATTTATCTGCTGTAATTCACCACAAAACTAAAAAAATTGTGGGTTTTAGGTTAAGTAAAAGCAACAATTTAGATTTTGTTTTAGATAACATCAAGGATATTCAAAACGAAAATTTCAATAATTTTATTATTCATTCAGATCATGGTTTTCAATACACAAATCAAGAATACATTGATAGAATTACAAAATTTGGTGGGGTAGTTTCAATGTCTAGAGTTGGGAATTCATTAGATAATAGAGAAATTGAATATTGGTTCGGAGTGATTAAAACAGAACTATTGAATGATTTAGATTACACAAAAATTACATTTGGCGAGTTAAATGAAAAAATTAGAGAATATATTTTTTGATATAACAATGATAGAATACAATCAAATTTAGGTTGAAAAACACCACAGCAATTTGCCATGGCGTTCATCAATTAA
- a CDS encoding ABC transporter ATP-binding protein: MTKKTKKSKTSQISQDEQTLEKELSDNIEIVSFSREEKVSKKNIVDLLKEKTSKRNIALVPKPIKFIKSINKKKFPKDENKLLKNTEGNIIEVQNVSKYYVSNNIATRVLNDVSLSIKNGELILIYGISGGGKSTLLNLISGLDRPTKGNVIVCDNNLPYLTNSQLTKFRRNHVSFIFQSYNLLSNLSSYDNVMTGAYLQKDPERKVDIPDLFKKFNMQDEINKFPAQLSGGQQQRVSIMRALVKNTELVFADEPTGALDEDTTKMVLNVLWDLNKNNKTTVVMVSHNPGMAKMADRVITMRNGKVAKVDINTNPIHPDKLEL; this comes from the coding sequence ATGACTAAAAAAACAAAAAAATCTAAAACTTCTCAAATAAGCCAAGATGAACAAACTCTTGAAAAAGAGTTATCAGATAATATTGAAATAGTTTCATTTTCTCGCGAAGAAAAAGTTTCTAAAAAAAATATTGTAGATTTATTAAAAGAAAAAACTTCTAAGAGAAATATAGCTCTTGTTCCAAAACCTATTAAATTTATTAAATCCATAAATAAGAAAAAATTTCCTAAAGATGAAAACAAACTTTTAAAAAACACTGAAGGAAATATAATTGAAGTTCAAAATGTAAGTAAATATTATGTTTCAAATAATATAGCAACTAGAGTACTTAACGACGTTAGTTTAAGTATTAAAAATGGTGAACTTATACTTATTTATGGTATTTCGGGCGGCGGAAAATCAACATTATTAAATTTAATTAGTGGACTAGATAGACCAACAAAAGGTAATGTTATAGTTTGTGACAATAATCTACCATATTTAACTAATTCTCAACTCACTAAATTTAGAAGAAATCATGTTAGTTTTATTTTTCAAAGTTATAACTTACTATCCAATTTAAGTTCATATGATAATGTGATGACTGGAGCATATTTACAAAAAGATCCCGAGAGAAAAGTAGATATTCCAGATTTATTCAAAAAGTTTAATATGCAAGATGAAATAAATAAATTTCCTGCTCAACTTTCAGGTGGTCAGCAACAACGTGTATCAATAATGAGAGCTTTAGTTAAGAATACAGAGTTAGTCTTTGCTGACGAACCGACCGGAGCTTTAGATGAAGACACAACAAAAATGGTTTTAAATGTTTTATGAGATCTTAATAAAAATAATAAAACAACAGTTGTTATGGTTAGTCATAATCCCGGAATGGCTAAAATGGCCGATAGGGTTATTACTATGAGAAACGGTAAAGTAGCAAAAGTTGATATTAACACTAATCCCATTCACCCAGATAAACTTGAATTATAA
- a CDS encoding ABC transporter permease, whose protein sequence is MWRLFKEVFKSLSKNKVVVIGLSILVFITSAIFTLLAGVKKSINSKYNEYKNVSKLHDLSVDLNLPTSGDAYNQGYFLNGKTSSEANGPITFNVSQGELSPELYDYKNEKKNILYLNGFDNEFIKLSDLGIDNSLVSNYYIAKKELQNIYSIYEIEDKNGIGNDGITHKTFEFNLGNADNAYFEFKNPTTSNQLMVPLYDKSGKRVLKDLQLSKGDIFTFDKSYKVGDIANVKQFYVNNSNVIDSIIISQVSPFFINLNTKKITLDFNVGNNWMETGEGYKLTSTQVAELFGFEEKTKFVYKQKDINVKSTYIDYKTGEPTFFNENLLLKPTISFTEFANNLPDSFNNKEIQNFVFKKNTKYSLPKEWLAKYVKINNFLRWNYTTSFVGEYKNKWSGSYKVFMETLGDLNSNERSELWDKLDSFSYWRRRIETTITPYSTHSNAENYHHTVILKLSSDFDYSEIKKIKLNSAELNIIDQSIREIEQNTKNKNNKINYFSSTKYEDEEILKLLNNEEILTERYKIIKDNAFAITKEEIIHSIKDWVNGDDNIGLRQTLTIDSVDDKNNSQSTFHFINTGDSNFIIDGIQMNVGKLFNEQSDKSKLNSFLKEESNSQNGVFHSDQIPSYFAAKIIQSITRNLYPDPNYIKPVLKFANVKRPIGNKKYQVFNSSKIIFINKLKQSGDSNVPNYKELNLGLIFVNNKYYFVSQIKNKFGKMINEWQVVSINGSYEGMEQSFLESYMRANKLTIATEYLKQSGTGWVKIDPVYKNISYIPILFSSPKSDLVNNALENGNVDFLGDAIQNYLLKNNLIKKGYVSSSDVYYLNDAIKKVLRDNNFADVFVNGKMDNGLIPKIIFEILYELSHSNNGDVFKDIIIRALRQAKINILSKGSIDDQTNYLIGELNNLFILISNAFNVDFSKYISPESIVKCSNEPSKVIDGFIEIIKSVDIAKITSQAKQWFIDKSKKPYILPNGTRVKNPSKETYTVQLSSSTIIDWILNSINGKTFKLGLKQLILNINFEKALDLNDSNSLLFEFLSLVDASLIEPLKTIVKKMNAAPLNPYSNVREGLFNIIDDIDFSVIVSHIHSSKKIKNYMYKVANFNNNTNQTEEIQHKISVETISLKQGVITTIKGLLNTPGSNKALKSNLIKIFNLSDKTSNVIEGIYFPDDDPNKLGFFDFIGFFTTLLKNSDNKIFKNYSFELLILDSKKEIEMLPAGEIIISSLSKKVQENLIKLGVFDSKINKDKLLSKLSSLINLIEQTKGGIDLILANKKETGTALIAKLLNLEEGQTTWLVFKKLIAESAKVIIENEYALGAQAFDIYKPYFEMLANQNASPDEAIKFINDFLALSINPNILRYSQELSSNENLPFHSSTKFGINRFLAEPSTVDLFNRNSSNTFFINNEINDLVKNNPKFEKWILNNKNLLINQLGLIASSKSYNVTSEYPNGAYHYVISTFVSKYLSKQEVKDNRDIIVNLNNKMIVNLPTNLFGINNALINPVLRSFFPEITISYLANQKNTPGKINGNLAYLLMNKIINLEELVVEGSEKNNELNKILGSFPSSTEFDDKPLDLKNIQNLVIDASYFEELLKQDNPSFLEIDFAKMVPDLLKEIIEAKEMKEIVFTNASSYLAKVNFAYLNKNDKEIYAGEIPSNPSEILDFVNKLDDKFTININGSKFIIVGQETTVDYMYPVIDENHIQVNTQNQALVYVNESGFARMRQNYQGNVVKSALLIKNNSKYTNSELKEKIARKIDISITDSNKLQRVFLATEVDPINPERAIRVKTVQDIINTISLVSTILISVLIFLVSVSIIFIIQRYISNKRKVLGILVAQGYSPFKIALSFTAFALVTSVIGGILGYAIGNRLQFVTLDVFSSYWTLPKETIPFQVLPLIFTVFLPFIGMSLLIILVSLIILRIKPLHLMSGVDEVPSGYAFKKYYSVIKKRNIKTKFGLVLAWTSFWKLISFGVSVLLVSVATLFGISSNNIFSRTITKTYENRAYKFKIDLKTPTAEGGLYKTYSPEDVNNNLYVPIGNAKEGERQTWDYFRPGESSVINDGGANGNPQNWDSHILSQFSTDISVDTGVSINPWEIAYNSMPDTQKVKIDRLRDRLAYQLEKTQSNDNLKWIVDPVSKNLSLFDLSKNKNVSFFKYYKAPYSKSGSFKYAFWNGTEYEMHNITTANRLTYREFLVNGYAKVASKVKEEQHNPKLIKDNANNSSTNENKNNYWLKDHGELYGPSRNDYFISFGGILFDENHDQKYTYINALYNKTDIKIYGYQFSNVNNPNIYEKNRYINFEDDSGTDLSKLLFNYKVINNIYPVIINDVVAKKYSLSKGSIFSADVTNHVNRFKNQLLRHKNKYEYKFEVVGINSTYINEEFVTKQEYANLMTGLDKLQPSSGILPFNGVITKNSSPIQLTDSASLYAINGYWTGLEGIDLESLDKPAQKAIFENIFGKLEGNHLDKNFGVLPKQVGLTQDQIMRILDKESVVFDANKYKSCLDNPATYISEYMKVYNNKLFVIAADYVDSKDIESGFTQQIGHTVEIITVSVIVITFLISIVILIMISSMMINENQRNIAIWSILGYNQKEKIRMFFGVFIPFILLFVLMAIPLSMLLIFGFNSFLLVTSSISLPLVLKPLYVFLTLLFILLIFSATSILTWITINKMKPVDLLKG, encoded by the coding sequence ATGTGAAGATTATTTAAAGAAGTTTTTAAATCATTAAGCAAAAATAAAGTTGTTGTTATAGGATTAAGTATTCTAGTTTTTATTACGTCAGCTATTTTTACATTGCTTGCCGGAGTCAAAAAATCAATTAATTCTAAATACAACGAATATAAAAATGTTTCAAAACTACATGATTTGAGTGTGGATTTAAATTTACCAACATCTGGAGATGCTTACAATCAAGGTTATTTTTTAAATGGAAAAACATCAAGTGAAGCAAATGGACCAATTACTTTTAATGTTAGTCAAGGAGAGCTCTCACCTGAATTGTATGATTATAAAAATGAGAAAAAAAATATTTTATACTTGAATGGATTTGATAATGAGTTTATAAAACTAAGCGATCTTGGAATCGACAATTCCTTGGTAAGTAATTATTACATTGCTAAAAAAGAGTTACAAAATATTTACTCAATTTACGAAATAGAGGATAAAAATGGAATTGGCAATGATGGAATAACTCATAAAACATTTGAGTTTAACTTAGGTAATGCCGATAATGCTTATTTTGAATTTAAAAATCCAACTACCTCAAATCAATTAATGGTGCCTTTATATGATAAGTCAGGAAAAAGAGTTTTAAAAGATTTACAGTTATCTAAAGGAGATATTTTCACTTTTGATAAAAGTTACAAAGTTGGAGATATAGCTAATGTTAAGCAGTTTTATGTAAACAATAGCAACGTTATTGATTCGATAATTATTTCTCAAGTAAGTCCATTTTTTATTAATCTAAACACAAAAAAAATTACTTTAGATTTTAATGTTGGAAATAATTGAATGGAGACTGGAGAAGGTTATAAATTAACTTCTACCCAAGTTGCAGAACTTTTTGGATTTGAAGAAAAAACTAAATTTGTATATAAACAAAAGGATATAAATGTAAAAAGTACTTATATTGATTATAAAACCGGGGAACCAACATTTTTTAATGAAAATTTACTATTAAAACCAACAATCAGTTTTACTGAATTTGCTAATAATTTACCTGATTCATTCAATAATAAAGAAATACAAAATTTTGTTTTTAAGAAAAACACTAAATATTCTTTACCAAAAGAATGACTTGCAAAATATGTGAAAATAAATAATTTTTTAAGATGAAATTACACAACTTCTTTTGTTGGTGAATACAAAAACAAGTGAAGTGGATCATATAAGGTTTTTATGGAAACTCTAGGTGATTTGAATTCTAATGAACGTTCTGAGTTATGAGATAAATTAGATTCTTTTTCATATTGAAGAAGAAGAATTGAAACCACAATTACCCCTTATTCTACTCATAGTAATGCTGAAAATTATCACCATACAGTTATATTAAAATTAAGTTCTGATTTTGACTATTCAGAAATTAAAAAGATTAAACTAAATAGCGCTGAACTAAACATCATTGATCAATCCATTCGAGAAATCGAACAAAATACAAAGAATAAAAATAATAAAATTAATTATTTTTCTTCAACAAAATATGAAGACGAAGAGATACTAAAACTATTAAACAATGAAGAAATATTAACTGAAAGATATAAAATAATAAAAGATAATGCTTTTGCTATTACAAAAGAAGAAATAATTCACTCAATTAAGGATTGAGTTAATGGAGACGACAACATAGGTCTTAGACAAACACTAACAATAGATTCTGTGGATGATAAAAATAATTCCCAAAGCACATTTCATTTTATTAACACTGGCGACAGTAATTTTATTATTGATGGTATACAAATGAATGTCGGAAAATTGTTTAATGAACAATCTGATAAAAGTAAATTAAATTCATTTTTAAAAGAAGAATCAAATTCTCAAAATGGAGTATTTCATTCTGATCAAATACCATCATACTTTGCTGCAAAAATAATTCAATCAATTACCAGAAATTTATATCCTGATCCTAATTATATTAAACCAGTTTTGAAATTCGCTAATGTAAAGAGACCGATTGGAAATAAGAAATATCAAGTATTTAATTCATCTAAAATTATTTTTATAAATAAATTAAAGCAGTCAGGCGATTCAAATGTTCCTAATTATAAAGAATTGAATCTAGGTTTAATTTTTGTAAATAACAAATATTATTTTGTTAGCCAAATTAAAAATAAATTCGGAAAAATGATTAATGAATGACAAGTAGTTTCTATTAATGGAAGTTACGAAGGTATGGAACAAAGTTTCTTAGAGTCATATATGAGAGCTAACAAATTAACTATAGCCACCGAATATCTAAAACAAAGTGGAACTGGTTGAGTTAAAATAGATCCTGTTTATAAAAATATATCATATATACCGATATTGTTTTCTTCTCCTAAGAGTGATTTAGTTAATAATGCTTTGGAAAATGGGAATGTAGATTTCTTGGGCGATGCTATTCAAAATTATTTATTAAAAAATAACTTAATTAAAAAAGGATACGTATCTAGTTCAGATGTTTATTATTTAAATGACGCTATTAAAAAAGTATTAAGAGATAATAATTTTGCTGATGTTTTTGTAAATGGCAAAATGGACAATGGTTTAATTCCAAAAATTATATTTGAAATATTATATGAATTAAGTCATTCGAATAATGGCGATGTATTTAAAGACATTATTATTAGAGCCTTGAGACAAGCAAAAATTAATATTCTATCTAAAGGTTCGATAGATGACCAAACAAACTATTTAATAGGTGAATTAAATAATTTATTTATATTAATATCTAATGCATTTAATGTTGATTTCAGTAAATATATAAGTCCTGAATCAATAGTTAAATGTTCTAATGAACCATCTAAAGTTATTGATGGATTTATTGAAATAATAAAATCCGTTGATATAGCTAAAATAACAAGCCAAGCTAAACAATGATTTATAGATAAATCTAAGAAACCATATATCCTACCTAACGGTACTAGAGTTAAAAATCCTAGCAAAGAAACTTACACAGTTCAATTAAGTTCATCAACAATTATTGATTGAATATTAAACTCAATTAATGGTAAGACATTTAAACTCGGATTAAAGCAATTGATATTAAATATTAATTTTGAAAAAGCGCTTGATTTAAATGATTCAAATAGTCTTTTATTTGAATTTCTTTCTTTAGTGGATGCTTCATTAATAGAACCTTTGAAAACTATTGTTAAAAAGATGAATGCCGCCCCATTAAACCCATATTCAAATGTTAGAGAGGGACTATTTAATATTATTGATGACATTGATTTTTCGGTTATAGTTTCTCATATTCATTCATCTAAAAAGATTAAAAACTATATGTATAAAGTTGCAAACTTTAATAACAATACTAATCAAACGGAGGAAATTCAACATAAAATTAGTGTTGAAACAATATCCTTAAAACAAGGCGTTATAACCACTATCAAAGGTTTATTGAACACACCTGGTTCAAACAAAGCATTAAAGTCAAATCTAATAAAAATATTTAATTTGTCAGACAAAACCTCAAATGTAATTGAAGGAATTTACTTTCCTGATGATGACCCAAACAAATTAGGATTTTTTGATTTTATAGGTTTCTTCACAACTCTCCTAAAAAACTCAGATAATAAAATCTTTAAAAATTATTCTTTTGAACTTTTAATTTTAGATTCTAAAAAAGAGATAGAAATGCTTCCGGCCGGAGAAATAATTATTTCTTCATTGAGTAAAAAAGTACAAGAAAACTTGATAAAGTTAGGTGTTTTTGACTCAAAAATTAATAAGGACAAACTATTATCAAAACTAAGTTCGTTAATTAACTTAATTGAGCAAACCAAAGGCGGAATTGATTTAATTTTAGCTAACAAAAAAGAAACCGGGACAGCGCTTATTGCTAAATTATTAAATTTAGAAGAGGGTCAAACAACTTGACTTGTCTTCAAAAAGTTGATTGCCGAATCTGCAAAAGTTATCATTGAGAATGAATATGCTCTTGGTGCTCAAGCTTTTGATATTTATAAACCATATTTTGAAATGTTAGCAAATCAAAATGCCTCTCCAGATGAAGCTATAAAATTTATTAATGATTTTCTAGCCTTATCTATTAATCCAAATATATTGCGATATTCACAAGAGTTATCTTCAAATGAAAATTTACCATTTCACTCATCTACAAAATTTGGAATAAATAGATTTTTAGCTGAACCTTCTACTGTTGATTTGTTTAATAGAAATTCAAGTAACACATTTTTCATAAATAACGAAATAAATGATTTGGTTAAGAATAATCCCAAATTTGAAAAATGAATATTAAATAACAAGAATCTTTTGATAAATCAACTTGGTTTAATTGCATCTAGTAAGTCTTATAATGTCACGTCAGAATATCCGAATGGTGCTTACCACTATGTTATTTCAACCTTTGTTTCAAAATATCTTTCAAAACAAGAAGTAAAAGATAATAGAGATATTATTGTTAACTTAAATAATAAAATGATAGTTAACTTGCCTACAAATTTATTTGGTATTAATAATGCTTTAATTAATCCAGTGTTGCGTTCATTTTTCCCTGAAATAACAATTAGTTATTTAGCAAATCAAAAAAATACACCCGGTAAGATTAATGGTAATTTAGCATACTTATTAATGAATAAAATAATTAATTTAGAAGAATTAGTTGTTGAGGGAAGTGAAAAGAATAATGAGTTAAACAAGATATTAGGCTCTTTTCCTTCATCAACTGAATTTGATGATAAACCATTAGATTTAAAAAATATTCAAAATTTAGTAATAGATGCATCTTATTTTGAAGAATTATTAAAACAAGATAACCCTTCATTTCTAGAGATAGACTTTGCTAAAATGGTTCCAGATCTTTTAAAAGAAATTATTGAAGCCAAAGAAATGAAAGAAATTGTATTTACAAATGCTTCAAGCTATTTAGCAAAAGTCAATTTTGCTTACTTAAATAAAAATGACAAAGAAATATATGCTGGAGAAATACCAAGTAATCCTTCAGAAATATTAGATTTTGTAAATAAACTCGATGACAAATTTACAATAAACATAAATGGTTCGAAATTTATTATTGTTGGACAAGAAACAACTGTTGACTATATGTATCCTGTGATTGATGAAAACCACATACAAGTAAACACTCAAAACCAAGCGCTTGTTTATGTAAATGAATCTGGCTTTGCTCGTATGCGCCAAAACTATCAAGGTAATGTTGTTAAGTCTGCATTGTTAATTAAAAATAATAGCAAATATACAAATAGTGAACTTAAAGAAAAAATTGCCAGAAAAATTGATATTTCAATAACAGATAGTAATAAATTACAAAGAGTATTTTTAGCAACGGAAGTAGATCCAATAAATCCTGAAAGAGCTATTAGAGTTAAAACGGTTCAAGACATCATTAATACAATTAGTTTAGTTTCGACAATTCTTATAAGTGTTTTAATCTTCTTAGTATCAGTGTCAATCATTTTCATTATTCAAAGATACATAAGTAATAAACGTAAAGTATTAGGTATTTTGGTTGCTCAAGGTTATAGTCCATTCAAGATAGCTTTGTCATTTACAGCTTTTGCTTTAGTAACATCCGTTATTGGTGGAATATTGGGTTATGCCATTGGTAATAGGTTGCAATTTGTTACCTTAGATGTTTTTTCAAGTTACTGAACATTGCCGAAGGAAACAATACCTTTTCAAGTCTTGCCTTTAATATTTACTGTTTTCTTACCATTCATAGGAATGAGTTTATTAATAATACTGGTTTCACTAATAATTTTAAGAATTAAGCCTCTTCACCTAATGAGCGGTGTTGATGAAGTACCAAGTGGTTATGCATTTAAAAAATATTATAGTGTTATCAAAAAAAGAAATATTAAAACTAAGTTTGGACTAGTTCTTGCTTGAACAAGTTTTTGAAAATTGATTTCATTTGGAGTAAGTGTATTATTAGTAAGTGTTGCAACTCTATTTGGTATTTCTTCAAATAATATTTTTTCAAGAACGATAACTAAGACATATGAAAATAGAGCATATAAATTTAAAATAGATTTAAAAACACCTACTGCTGAGGGAGGATTATATAAAACATATTCCCCTGAAGATGTTAATAACAATCTTTATGTTCCTATTGGAAACGCAAAAGAAGGTGAAAGACAAACGTGAGATTACTTTAGACCAGGTGAGTCAAGCGTTATAAACGATGGTGGCGCTAATGGAAACCCACAAAATTGGGACAGTCACATTCTAAGTCAATTTTCAACCGATATTTCAGTTGACACTGGTGTAAGCATAAACCCATGAGAAATAGCTTATAACTCTATGCCAGATACTCAAAAAGTAAAAATTGATAGATTAAGAGATAGATTAGCTTATCAATTAGAAAAAACACAAAGTAATGATAATTTAAAATGAATTGTTGATCCTGTTTCTAAAAATTTAAGTTTATTTGATTTATCAAAAAATAAGAACGTATCATTCTTTAAATACTATAAGGCACCATATTCTAAATCTGGCTCATTCAAATATGCTTTTTGGAATGGAACGGAATATGAAATGCATAATATCACGACTGCAAATAGATTAACGTATAGGGAATTTTTAGTGAATGGATATGCAAAAGTAGCTTCTAAAGTCAAAGAAGAACAACATAATCCAAAATTAATTAAAGATAATGCTAATAATTCAAGTACCAACGAAAATAAAAATAATTATTGATTAAAAGACCACGGTGAATTATATGGACCTTCTAGAAATGATTATTTTATAAGTTTTGGTGGAATTTTATTTGATGAAAATCATGATCAAAAATATACTTATATAAATGCTTTATATAACAAGACTGATATCAAAATATATGGATACCAATTTAGCAATGTGAATAATCCGAATATTTATGAAAAAAATAGATATATTAACTTCGAAGACGATTCTGGAACCGACCTATCTAAGCTTCTATTCAACTATAAAGTAATAAATAACATATACCCTGTAATTATTAATGATGTTGTTGCTAAAAAATATAGTTTATCTAAAGGTTCTATATTTAGTGCAGATGTTACAAACCATGTTAATAGATTTAAAAATCAATTGTTAAGGCATAAAAACAAATATGAATATAAATTTGAAGTTGTAGGTATTAACTCAACTTATATTAATGAAGAGTTTGTAACTAAGCAAGAATATGCAAATCTAATGACAGGTTTAGATAAGCTACAACCATCGTCAGGAATTCTACCTTTTAATGGAGTTATAACCAAAAATTCATCACCAATTCAACTTACTGATTCAGCTTCACTTTATGCTATAAATGGCTATTGAACCGGTCTTGAAGGAATTGATTTAGAAAGTTTGGATAAACCTGCTCAAAAAGCCATATTCGAAAATATATTTGGTAAATTAGAAGGTAATCATTTAGACAAAAACTTTGGAGTGTTGCCAAAACAAGTTGGATTAACTCAAGATCAAATAATGAGGATTTTAGATAAAGAGTCCGTTGTGTTTGATGCAAATAAATACAAATCTTGTTTGGATAATCCTGCTACATATATCTCAGAATATATGAAGGTGTACAATAATAAATTATTTGTAATAGCGGCAGATTATGTTGATTCTAAGGATATTGAATCTGGATTTACTCAACAAATAGGTCACACTGTAGAAATAATTACTGTTTCAGTTATTGTTATAACATTCTTAATTTCAATTGTTATTCTTATAATGATTTCATCTATGATGATTAATGAAAATCAACGTAATATTGCAATTTGATCAATTCTTGGTTACAACCAAAAAGAAAAAATTAGGATGTTCTTTGGTGTATTTATTCCATTTATATTGTTGTTTGTTCTTATGGCTATTCCATTGTCTATGTTGTTAATTTTTGGATTTAATTCCTTCTTATTAGTTACATCTTCAATATCGTTACCATTAGTGCTTAAACCATTGTATGTATTTCTAACATTACTATTTATATTATTAATATTCTCAGCAACATCAATATTAACTTGAATAACCATTAACAAAATGAAACCTGTAGATTTATTGAAAGGATAA